From a region of the Cucumis sativus cultivar 9930 chromosome 6, Cucumber_9930_V3, whole genome shotgun sequence genome:
- the LOC101207908 gene encoding probable ATP synthase 24 kDa subunit, mitochondrial yields the protein MALSSRLLSKSKQVLGSQSILHQGHAFPVRHFAKEAAPPALKGDEMLKNIFLEVKKKFETALAVFKKEKITIDPDDPAAVAQYAKVMKLAREKADLFSESQRIKYTIQTRTQDIPDARSYLLALKEIRIKRGLSDDLGAEAMMFDALEKVEKELKKPLLRNDKKGMSVLMAEFDKINQKLGIRREDLPKYEEQLELKISKAQLEEMKKDALEAMETQKKREEFKDDEMVDTKSLDVRNFL from the exons ATGGCTCTCTCTTCTCGTCTATTGTCCAAATCCAAGCAG GTGCTTGGCAGTCAAAGTATTTTACACCAGGGGCATGCTTTTCCTGTTCGTCATTTTGCAAAAGAGGCTGCTCCGCCCGCTCTCAAAGGAGATG AAATGCTGAAGAACATATTTTTGGAAGTGAAAAAGAAGTTTGAGACAGCATTGGCTGTTttcaagaaagagaagatCACAATTGATCCAGATGATCCTGCTGCTGTAGCTCAATACGCTAAGGTCATGAAACTGGCGAGAGAGAA GGCAGATCTATTCTCAGAATCACAGCGAATCAAATACACAATTCAGACAAGAACCCAAGACATCCCTGATGCTAGATCATACTTGCTGGCACTGAAGGAGATCCGGATTAA GAGAGGTCTCAGTGATGACCTTGGTGCAGAAGCTATGATGTTTGATGCTCTGGAGAAGGTTgagaaagaattaaagaaaccTCTCTTGAGGAATGATAAGAAAGGAATGTCTGTTCTTATGGCCGAGTTTgacaaaatcaatcaaaa GCTTGGTATTAGGAGGGAAGATCTGCCCAAGTACGAGGAGCAGTTGGAACTTAAAATTTCCAAGGCTCAACtggaagagatgaagaaagatGCTCTTGAGGCAATGGAAACTCAAAAGAAGCG TGAGGAGTTTAAAGACGATGAAATGGTGGATACCAAGTCGTTAGACGTGAGAAACTTCCTGTAG
- the LOC101208150 gene encoding RNA cytidine acetyltransferase 1 — protein MRKKVDERIRTLIENGVKSRHRSIFVIIGDKSRDQIVNLHYMLSKATIKSRPNVLWCYRDKLELSSHRKKRAKQVKKLMQRGLLDPEKVDPFSLFLETGGITYCLYKDSERILGNTFGMCILQDFEALTPNLLARTIETVEGGGLIILLLRSLSSLTSLYTMVMDVHERYRTESHLEAAGRFNERFLLSLASCKACVLMDDEMNVLPISSHIRSITPIPVKEDSEGLPEGEWDLKNLKEQLSDEFPVGPLIKKCCTLDQGRAVVTFLDAILDKTLRCTVALLAGRGRGKSAALGLAVAGAVAAGYSNIFVTAPSPENLKTLFDFVCKGLNAVEYKEHIDFDVVRSTNPEFKKATVRINIYKQHRQTIQYIQPQQHEKLSQVELLVVDEAAAIPLPVVKSLLGPYLVFLSSTVNGYEGTGRSLSLKLLQQLEEQSQVSKKSVEGSVSGCLFKKIELSESIRYASGDPIELWLHGLLCLDVTSSIPPINRLPPPGECDLYYVNRDTLFSYHRDSELFLQRMMALYVASHYKNSPNDLQLMADAPAHHLFVLLGPVDETSNQLPDILCVIQVCLEGQISRKSAMKSLSAGHQPFGDQIPWKFCEQFREANFPSLSGARIVRIATHPSAMRLGYGSQAVDLLTRYFEGQFASITEVEISDEDVQAHVRVTEAAEKVSLLEESIKPRTNLPPLLVSLRERRPEKLHYIGVSFGLTLDLFRFWRRHKFAPFYIGQIPSTVTGEHTCMVLKPLNNDEIEANESAQWGFFGPFYQDFRLRFIRLLGISFPGMEYKLAMSVLDPKINFTELDPSEDTIGEFLNAIRYLMSAHDMKRLEAYADNLVDFHLILDLVPLLAQLYFMEKLPVTLSYAQASVLLCTGLQLRNVTYIEGQMKLERQQILSLFIKVMKKFHKYLNGIASKEIESTMPRMREIPLEPHEISVDDDLHEAAKQVEEKMKMNNEGLLDVGMLQQYAIVDGDVDLAGALQSGGGKVPSGGVVSVKSNKTKAEKQGKRKEKDQSSKKRSKDGFKSNKKKKV, from the exons TCAAGGCACCGTTCCATATTTGTCATCATCGGAGATAAGTCCCGGGATCAG ATAGTGAATCTCCACTACATGTTAAGTAAGGCGACGATCAAATCCAGGCCAAATGTGCTCTGGTGCTACAGAGATAAACTTGAGCTCAGCAG TCATAGGAAAAAACGTGCAAAGCAAGTTAAAAAGTTGATGCAGAGGGGGCTTTTGGATCCTGAGAAGGTTgatcctttttctctttttctcgaAACTGGAGGAATAACATATTGTTTGTACAAAGATTCGGAAAGGATTCTTGGTAATACATTCGGAATGTGTATACTTCAG GATTTTGAAGCTTTGACCCCCAATCTGCTTGCAAGAACCATAGAAACAGTGGAGGGTGGTGGATTAATAATCTTGCTGTTACGTTCCTTATCCTCATTGACCAGTCTTTACACTATGGTCATG GATGTTCATGAAAGGTATCGAACTGAATCCCATTTGGAGGCAGCTGGTCGCTTTAATGAACGCTTTTTATTGTCACTTGCATCATGCAAAGCATGCGTTTTAATGGATGACGAGATGAATGTACTACCAATTTCCTCCCATATAAGGTCAATTACTCCAATTCCAGTGAAAGAG GACTCAGAGGGGCTTCCTGAAGGAGAATGGGACCTTAAGAATCTGAAAGAACAGCTAAGTGATGAGTTCCCCGTTGGCCCTCTTATAAAGAAGTGTTGTACACTGGACCAG GGAAGGGCTGTTGTAACATTTTTGGATGCAATTTTGGATAAGACACTTCGATGTACAGTTGCATTGCTTGCTGGTCGTGGTCGGGGCAAATCAGCTGCTTTAGGATTGGCAGTTGCTGGGGCTGTTGCTGCTGG GTACTCCAATATTTTTGTTACTGCACCCAGTCCTGAGAATCTGAAAACATTGTTCGATTTTGTTTGCAAAGGTCTGAATGCAGTTGAATATAAG GAACATATAGACTTTGATGTGGTGAGGAGTACCAACCCGGAATTCAAGAAAGCAACAGTTCGCATTAATATCTATAAACAACACAGACAAACAATTCAG TACATACAGCCACAGCAGCATGAAAAACTCTCTCAGGTTGAGCTGTTGGTTGTTGATGAAGCAGCAGCCATACCACTGCCAGTTGTTAAATCTTTACTTGGTCCTTACTTAGTCTTCCTTTCATCTACTGTGAATGG GTATGAGGGTACTGGTCGATCATTATCATTAAAGCTTTTGCAGCAGTTGGAGGAGCAAAGCCAGGTTTCTAAAAAGAGTGTGGAAGGCTCAGTCTCTG GTTGCTTGTTCAAAAAGATAGAACTGAGTGAATCCATTCGATATGCTTCTGGGGATCCCATTGAGCTATGGCTCCATGGTTTGCTTTGCTTGGATGTGACCAGTTCAATCCCACCTATTAACAG ATTGCCTCCACCAGGTGAGTGTGACCTTTACTATGTAAATCGAGACACACTCTTTTCCTACCACAGAGATAGTGAGCTGTTTTTGCAG CGAATGATGGCTCTTTACGTTGCTTCACACTACAAAAACTCTCCCAATGATTTGCAACTGATGGCAGATGCCCCAGCACACCATCTATTTGTATTGCTTG GCCCAGTTGATGAGACAAGTAATCAACTTCCAGATATTTTGTGCGTCATTCAG GTTTGCCTTGAAGGACAAATCTCGCGTAAATCTGCTATGAAAAGCTTGAGTGCTGGTCATCAGCCATTTGGGGACCAAATACCATGGAAATTTTGTGAACAGTTTCGAGAAGCAAATTTTCCCAGTCTTTCTGGTGCTCGAATAGTACGGATTGCAACCCATCCAAGTGCCATGAGG CTTGGCTATGGATCACAAGCAGTAGATCTTTTGACCAG GTACTTTGAAGGTCAGTTTGCTTCTATTACTGAAGTTGAAATATCAGATGAGGATGTTCAGGCTCATGTTAGAGTTACCGAAGCTGCAGAAAAG GTTTCATTATTGGAAGAAAGCATAAAGCCTAGAACTAATCTTCCTCCCCTGCTGGTATCTCTCCGCGAACGACGACCTGAAAAACTTCATTATATTGGTGTTTCTTTTGGACTCACGTTGGATCTTTTTCGCTTTTGGAGGAGACATAAATTTGCCCCATTCTACATTGGCCAGATTCCA AGTACTGTGACGGGTGAGCATACATGCATGGTCCTAAAGCCTTTGAACAATGATGAAATTGAAGCTAATGAATCTGCACAGTGGGGCTTTTTTGGTCCATTTTACCAAG ATTTCAGGTTAAGGTTTATTAGACTCTTGGGTATTAGTTTCCCTGGAATGGAATATAAGCTAGCAATGAG TGTCTTGGATCCAAAAATTAACTTCACGGAACTAGATCCTTCTGAGGACACTATTGGAGAATTTTTAAATGCAATAAGATACCTCATGTCCGCTCATGATATGAAGCGGTTGGAAGCCTATGCAGACAATCTCGTAGATTTTCACTTG ATACTAGATCTTGTTCCATTACTTGCTCAATTGTATTTCATGGAGAAACTTCCAGTTACTTTGTCGTACGCACAGGCATCTGTATTGCTCTGTACTGGACTGCAGTTAAGGAATGTTACTTATATTGAG GGACAAATGAAGTTGGAGAGGCAGCAGATATTATCACTTTTTATCAAAGTCATGAAAAAGTTTCACAAGTATCTTAATGGAATTGCATCCAAGGAGATAGAATCGACTATGCCACGTATGAGAGAG ATTCCACTGGAACCCCATGAAATCTCTGTGGACGATGATCTCCATGAAGCTGCAAAACAAGTTGAG gagaaaatgaaaatgaataatgagGGATTGTTAGATGTTGGGATGCTGCAGCAGTATGCCATTGTGGATGGAGATGTTGATCTTGCTGGTGCTTTGCAAAGTGGTGGTGGAAAGGTTCCATCTGGTGGAGTTGTAAGTGTGAAATCCAATAAAACCAAAGCAGAAAAGCaagggaaaaggaaagaaaaagatcaaaGCAGTAAAAAACGAAGTAAAGAtggtttcaaatcaaataaaaagaagaaggtttAA